A section of the Rummeliibacillus pycnus genome encodes:
- a CDS encoding YpzG family protein has translation MGKPDHLDPKSQKIHQLWTRLKHSKSQVKGQSELTLHNRILKSEAKARQF, from the coding sequence ATGGGTAAACCGGACCATTTAGATCCAAAATCTCAGAAAATTCATCAGCTCTGGACTAGGTTAAAACATTCAAAATCTCAGGTGAAAGGGCAGTCTGAACTGACGCTCCATAACCGAATTTTGAAAAGTGAAGCAAAAGCTCGACAATTTTAA
- a CDS encoding ABC transporter substrate-binding protein, giving the protein MGKWVKRLLVIPLVLIAMVITGCTEKSTSPTNNAKVDNKVSKENKSGDLAPLKKKTKVVIAEDGAASGAGFYIANEKGYFADYNIEVEFAQFANSDDMLPALAAGEVDIAGGISTASFFNAIAQGIDVKIVGDKGHNMPGKSYFTFVIGNKMKNVIKDYPDFKGKKIAISSRNSIDGYIYQLMLKHAGLTEKDVKTVIMNDFGSMLGALENGSIDAALSIEPLIAQGVSKGILTRFGDATDFAPDSQIALVLASPKFMKDEKDVSLRFMLAYLKGVRDYNDAFTKGEGKAEIVNIMTKYTALKDPALWDKVYVTGLDPDGKMRIDDIKKQYEMYKANGATQGKFDFNKAIDTSVTEEAVKILGNYK; this is encoded by the coding sequence ATGGGGAAATGGGTGAAACGATTACTTGTAATTCCACTTGTACTAATTGCAATGGTTATTACAGGATGTACTGAAAAAAGTACATCACCAACAAATAATGCTAAAGTAGATAATAAGGTAAGTAAGGAAAATAAATCAGGGGATTTAGCACCGTTAAAAAAGAAAACGAAAGTAGTCATTGCTGAAGATGGTGCAGCATCTGGTGCAGGTTTTTATATAGCAAATGAAAAAGGCTATTTTGCGGATTATAATATTGAAGTAGAATTTGCACAATTCGCAAATAGTGATGATATGTTACCGGCACTTGCTGCAGGTGAAGTAGATATTGCTGGGGGAATATCTACTGCGTCATTCTTTAATGCGATTGCACAAGGAATTGACGTGAAAATTGTAGGGGATAAAGGTCATAATATGCCGGGAAAATCTTATTTTACTTTTGTCATTGGCAACAAAATGAAAAATGTGATAAAAGATTATCCGGATTTTAAAGGAAAGAAAATAGCCATTTCTTCAAGAAACTCTATTGATGGCTATATCTATCAACTTATGTTAAAACATGCTGGATTAACTGAGAAAGATGTTAAAACAGTGATTATGAACGATTTTGGCAGTATGCTAGGTGCCTTGGAAAATGGTTCAATTGATGCCGCACTTAGTATTGAGCCTTTAATTGCTCAAGGTGTTAGCAAAGGAATTCTTACACGTTTTGGTGATGCAACTGACTTTGCACCAGATTCACAAATTGCATTAGTTTTAGCATCCCCTAAGTTTATGAAAGATGAAAAAGATGTATCATTACGATTTATGCTTGCCTATTTAAAAGGAGTACGTGACTATAATGATGCTTTCACTAAAGGAGAAGGAAAAGCGGAAATTGTTAACATTATGACAAAATATACTGCATTAAAAGATCCAGCATTATGGGATAAGGTATATGTAACTGGATTGGACCCAGATGGTAAAATGCGTATAGATGATATTAAAAAGCAATATGAAATGTATAAAGCGAACGGAGCAACTCAAGGAAAATTTGACTTTAATAAGGCAATTGATACGTCTGTTACAGAAGAAGCAGTGAAGATTTTAGGTAACTATAAATAG
- the ribH gene encoding 6,7-dimethyl-8-ribityllumazine synthase: MAKTFEAQLIGTGLKIGIVVGRFNEFLTAKLLSGAMDGLKRHGVSEDDVDIAWVPGAFEVPFIAKKMAETKKYDAIIGLGTVIRGATSHYDYVCNEAAKGIANVGLKTGIPVMFGIVTTENIEQAIERSGTKAGNKGYDSAVSAIEMANLSRMFD, from the coding sequence ATGGCAAAAACATTTGAAGCACAATTAATTGGAACAGGTTTAAAAATCGGGATTGTTGTAGGAAGATTTAATGAATTCTTGACAGCAAAATTATTAAGTGGTGCTATGGACGGTTTAAAACGTCATGGAGTATCTGAAGATGATGTCGATATCGCTTGGGTACCAGGTGCTTTTGAAGTACCGTTTATTGCGAAAAAAATGGCGGAAACGAAAAAATATGATGCCATTATTGGGTTAGGAACTGTTATTAGAGGAGCAACTTCTCACTATGATTATGTTTGTAATGAAGCAGCCAAAGGAATTGCTAACGTTGGATTGAAAACTGGTATACCAGTAATGTTTGGAATTGTTACAACAGAAAATATTGAACAAGCAATCGAACGATCTGGCACAAAAGCAGGAAACAAGGGTTACGATTCAGCTGTATCAGCAATTGAAATGGCTAATTTAAGCCGCATGTTTGATTAA
- a CDS encoding bifunctional 3,4-dihydroxy-2-butanone-4-phosphate synthase/GTP cyclohydrolase II, protein MFNTIEEAIEDLKKGKMIIVVDDENRENEGDFLVLAEFATPENINFMAKYGRGLICTPMSKSLAKHLELNPMVENNTDNHQTAFTVSVDYKTTETGISAYERSETILQLISATAKGSDFRRPGHVFPLIAKDNGVLERQGHTEAAVDFAKLCGSEPAGVICEIMLDNGKMARVPQLHEIAEEHNLKFVTIADLISYRYENEQLIERVASVKLPTSFGEFQMIGYTNQLNDKEHLAIVKGNLQKEEAPLVRIHSECLTGDIFHSKRCDCGPQLHKSLEMIEEEGTGIILYMRQEGRGIGLLNKLKAYELQEHGYDTVEANIHLGFPAEMRDYGLSAQMLRDLGITKIRLMTNNPAKIEGLEKYGIEIVERVPVEISPEPENQKYLETKKIKMRHILA, encoded by the coding sequence TTGTTTAATACAATCGAAGAAGCAATTGAAGATTTAAAAAAAGGTAAAATGATCATTGTTGTTGATGATGAAAACCGTGAAAATGAAGGAGATTTTCTCGTTTTAGCGGAATTTGCAACACCTGAAAATATTAATTTTATGGCAAAATACGGACGTGGATTAATCTGTACGCCGATGTCCAAATCTTTAGCCAAACATCTTGAACTGAATCCGATGGTAGAAAATAATACGGATAATCATCAAACTGCATTTACAGTAAGTGTTGATTATAAAACAACAGAAACTGGCATCAGTGCATATGAACGCTCTGAAACCATTCTACAATTGATTAGTGCAACTGCAAAAGGTTCTGATTTCCGTCGTCCTGGTCATGTATTTCCTTTAATCGCAAAAGATAACGGCGTATTGGAAAGACAAGGTCATACAGAAGCAGCAGTTGATTTTGCAAAACTCTGTGGTTCAGAACCAGCAGGGGTAATTTGTGAAATTATGCTTGATAACGGAAAAATGGCAAGAGTACCACAATTACACGAAATTGCTGAAGAGCATAACTTAAAATTTGTAACTATAGCAGATTTAATTAGCTACCGTTATGAAAATGAACAATTAATTGAACGCGTTGCATCTGTAAAATTACCTACTTCATTTGGAGAATTTCAAATGATTGGTTATACAAATCAATTAAATGATAAAGAACATCTTGCTATTGTTAAGGGAAATCTACAAAAGGAAGAAGCACCGCTTGTACGGATTCATTCAGAATGTTTAACAGGTGATATTTTCCACTCAAAACGCTGTGATTGTGGCCCGCAACTTCATAAATCATTAGAAATGATTGAAGAGGAAGGTACTGGAATTATCTTATACATGCGTCAAGAGGGAAGAGGAATTGGTCTTCTTAACAAACTAAAAGCATACGAGTTACAAGAACATGGATATGACACAGTAGAAGCGAATATTCATTTAGGTTTTCCAGCAGAAATGCGTGACTATGGTTTAAGTGCACAAATGTTAAGAGATCTTGGTATTACGAAAATACGTTTAATGACGAATAATCCAGCTAAAATTGAAGGTTTGGAAAAATACGGAATCGAAATAGTAGAACGTGTACCGGTTGAAATTTCACCAGAACCAGAAAACCAAAAATATTTAGAAACAAAAAAAATTAAAATGAGACATATTTTAGCATAG
- a CDS encoding EamA family transporter: MTRRKGIILVLTGAAFWGIGGTVAKKLFQQYGIDVDWLVSTRLLIAGILLLTIQFFGKDRSQILGVWKTKNIAIRLILFGLFGMLAVQYTYMAAIKHGNAAIATLLQYLAPVMIIIFLLLRKQTVFTRKDMLTILLTLVGSFFLLTNGSLSQLSVPPLAIVWGVLSGVSLAFYTLYAVPLLKQFDSLVIVGWAMIIGGFALSFIHPPWQIDYKSLTLEVYLYLLFVIIFGTMIAFWFYIESLQSLLPKESSILGSIEPLAAVLTTVFWLKEYFGIFQWVGTICIITMIFILAFNKDSVDHQS, from the coding sequence ATGACTAGAAGAAAAGGGATTATTCTTGTGTTAACAGGAGCAGCTTTTTGGGGAATTGGTGGAACAGTTGCGAAGAAGCTATTTCAACAATATGGAATTGATGTAGATTGGCTTGTAAGTACACGATTGCTAATAGCAGGAATTCTACTCTTAACAATTCAATTTTTTGGAAAAGATCGTTCTCAAATCCTTGGTGTTTGGAAAACAAAGAACATAGCTATTCGATTGATACTATTCGGGTTATTTGGAATGCTTGCGGTTCAATATACATATATGGCTGCCATAAAACATGGTAATGCTGCTATTGCAACTCTTTTGCAATATTTAGCTCCTGTAATGATTATCATTTTCTTACTTTTACGCAAACAAACTGTATTTACACGAAAAGACATGTTAACGATTTTGTTAACTTTAGTAGGGAGCTTTTTCTTATTAACTAACGGCTCACTTTCTCAATTATCTGTACCACCACTTGCCATCGTTTGGGGTGTTTTATCTGGTGTATCCTTAGCATTTTATACTTTATATGCTGTTCCTTTGCTGAAACAATTCGATTCACTCGTTATTGTTGGTTGGGCTATGATTATCGGTGGTTTTGCATTGAGTTTTATCCATCCCCCTTGGCAAATAGACTATAAGAGCTTAACACTAGAAGTTTATTTATATTTACTCTTTGTTATAATTTTTGGGACTATGATTGCATTTTGGTTCTATATCGAAAGTTTACAAAGTCTTTTACCTAAAGAATCAAGCATTCTAGGAAGTATTGAGCCGCTAGCGGCAGTTCTAACAACCGTCTTTTGGTTAAAAGAATACTTTGGGATTTTCCAATGGGTTGGTACAATTTGTATTATTACGATGATTTTCATACTGGCTTTCAATAAAGATTCTGTTGATCATCAATCATAA
- a CDS encoding ABC transporter ATP-binding protein: MEDQTKISIKNITKVFYKKNSSVTALDQVSLDILEGEFVCLVGPSGCGKTTLLRILAGLETTSIGEFEIMHGKEDRPLQSMVFQERGIIPWLTVEENVAFGLKMRHLPNKLIKERSDYYLKKVGLERFSKLYPKELSGGMKQRVSIARAFANDPEILLMDEPFAALDEQNKFILQEELLSIWEETKKTVLFITHSIDEALLLSDRILLMSAQPGKIIKEIKNDLPRPRNIEQIRANKQTANQFIEILKHLHEEVQKSRKY, encoded by the coding sequence ATGGAAGATCAAACAAAAATATCAATCAAAAATATAACAAAAGTATTCTATAAGAAAAATAGTAGTGTTACAGCATTAGACCAAGTATCCTTAGATATTTTAGAAGGTGAATTTGTTTGTCTTGTAGGTCCAAGTGGTTGCGGGAAAACAACATTACTGAGAATTTTGGCTGGACTAGAAACAACAAGTATTGGTGAATTTGAAATTATGCATGGCAAGGAAGATCGGCCACTTCAATCAATGGTCTTTCAAGAAAGAGGGATTATTCCATGGTTAACGGTTGAGGAGAACGTGGCTTTTGGTTTGAAGATGAGACATCTACCTAACAAGTTGATCAAAGAAAGATCAGATTACTATTTAAAGAAGGTTGGTCTTGAGAGGTTTTCTAAATTGTACCCGAAAGAATTATCTGGGGGTATGAAACAACGAGTTAGTATTGCACGTGCATTTGCTAATGATCCAGAAATATTATTAATGGATGAACCTTTTGCTGCTCTTGATGAGCAAAATAAATTTATCCTACAAGAAGAACTTCTCTCTATTTGGGAAGAAACAAAAAAAACAGTCCTTTTTATCACACATAGTATTGATGAAGCGTTATTACTTAGCGATCGGATACTATTAATGAGTGCTCAACCAGGAAAAATCATAAAAGAAATAAAAAATGATTTACCAAGACCACGTAATATTGAACAAATTCGTGCAAACAAACAGACAGCAAATCAATTTATAGAGATATTAAAGCATTTGCATGAAGAAGTACAAAAATCTAGAAAGTATTAG
- a CDS encoding TcaA NTF2-like domain-containing protein yields the protein MKKWKVISSICLATALIAACSNDSEKTSKEPAKTEAFTTDSHKTTQSDQTNQSSSSSTQQSENVSKKTAVSGQKMTKIEKQKLINFIEKYPVEYVKAIDSGDFTPLANEYIMHDTKLYEDLLAAIPKKHKQGIKLQINKVEVTSIKRNSDTDITVDTKEIIDETQNGKTNTKQFLRKYKVFYNYVEGNDAQSFFQISDIKDIN from the coding sequence ATGAAAAAATGGAAGGTCATTTCTTCAATTTGTTTAGCGACTGCACTAATTGCCGCTTGTAGCAATGATTCAGAAAAAACTTCAAAAGAACCAGCTAAAACAGAGGCATTTACTACTGACTCGCATAAGACTACTCAATCAGATCAAACTAATCAAAGTTCATCTTCTTCAACTCAACAATCCGAGAATGTTTCAAAGAAGACTGCTGTTTCTGGACAAAAAATGACGAAAATTGAAAAACAAAAGCTTATCAATTTCATAGAAAAATATCCTGTTGAATATGTAAAAGCAATTGATTCGGGTGACTTTACACCTTTGGCTAATGAATACATTATGCACGACACAAAATTATACGAAGATCTTTTAGCAGCAATTCCTAAAAAACATAAACAAGGGATAAAACTGCAAATTAATAAAGTGGAAGTTACATCCATTAAACGTAATTCAGACACAGATATTACTGTTGATACAAAAGAAATTATCGATGAAACTCAAAATGGGAAGACGAATACAAAGCAATTCCTTCGCAAGTATAAAGTCTTCTACAATTATGTTGAAGGCAATGATGCACAAAGTTTCTTCCAGATATCTGATATAAAAGATATAAACTAA
- a CDS encoding glycoside hydrolase family protein, producing MKLGENGKKLIKSFEGCRLTAYKPVPTEKYWTIGWGHYGANIHKGQVITQKQADALFDKDIQVYVNHVNALGMKLNQNQFDALVSFCYNCGVGNLNRLCSDRSIVSINKWITAYNKGGGNVLQGLVRRRNAEKELFNTPVKKATKQTTKDCPQVGKEQYYTNNPKKVKLLKSCNLCTSVEFNDHTKSGIAYPEGTAFTIVKIGKSKAGTTRLKTASGYWISANKDIVKKV from the coding sequence ATGAAATTAGGAGAAAACGGTAAAAAATTAATTAAATCATTTGAAGGTTGCCGATTAACAGCGTATAAACCTGTGCCAACTGAAAAGTATTGGACAATTGGATGGGGACATTATGGTGCTAATATTCATAAAGGACAAGTTATTACTCAAAAACAAGCTGATGCATTATTTGATAAGGATATTCAAGTCTATGTGAATCATGTGAATGCTCTGGGTATGAAACTAAATCAAAATCAATTTGATGCTCTAGTTAGCTTTTGTTATAACTGTGGTGTAGGTAATCTAAATCGTTTATGTAGCGATAGAAGCATTGTATCAATTAATAAATGGATCACAGCCTATAACAAAGGTGGAGGTAATGTATTACAAGGTCTAGTGCGTAGACGTAATGCTGAGAAAGAATTATTTAACACTCCTGTTAAAAAAGCAACTAAACAAACAACTAAAGATTGCCCACAAGTGGGCAAAGAACAATACTACACAAATAATCCTAAGAAGGTTAAATTGCTTAAAAGTTGTAACCTATGCACTTCAGTAGAGTTTAATGATCATACTAAATCAGGAATAGCATATCCAGAAGGTACTGCATTCACTATTGTAAAAATTGGTAAATCAAAAGCTGGTACAACTAGATTGAAAACTGCATCAGGTTATTGGATTAGTGCTAATAAGGATATTGTTAAGAAAGTGTAA
- a CDS encoding ABC transporter permease, with product MRDEEKAINHDPVEIEQQEWKKRRLNERMKQLLTIASPIFLLLLWELLSRTDLIDARFFPPPTEILHTFFSMAMSGELFHHIWISLYRIFAGFLLGVIPGVIIGLLMGLYSPIRHFISPIVMALMPIPTLALLPIIIILFGIGDVSKVVTIAGSVFFPVVINTTAGVINIDSIYLDVAKNYGANSKDFFFKIAFPGALPVMMEGIQMGQAIALLTIVAAEMMGATSGIGYLIWTSYKAFLLKEMFVGLILISFFGYLFSLILRYLQKKILPWR from the coding sequence ATGAGAGACGAAGAAAAAGCTATAAATCATGATCCTGTCGAAATTGAGCAACAGGAATGGAAAAAAAGACGGTTAAATGAACGAATGAAGCAATTGCTTACAATCGCTTCACCTATTTTTCTCTTACTTTTATGGGAGTTGTTATCACGAACAGATTTAATTGATGCACGTTTCTTCCCGCCGCCAACAGAAATTCTACACACCTTCTTTAGTATGGCAATGAGTGGAGAATTATTTCATCATATTTGGATTTCTTTATACCGGATATTTGCTGGCTTTTTGCTAGGGGTTATACCTGGTGTGATTATTGGACTATTGATGGGATTATATTCTCCAATTAGGCATTTCATTTCGCCAATCGTTATGGCATTGATGCCCATTCCAACATTGGCCCTTTTACCAATCATCATCATTTTATTTGGTATTGGTGACGTATCAAAGGTAGTAACAATCGCAGGAAGTGTATTTTTCCCTGTTGTGATCAATACTACTGCTGGAGTTATTAACATTGATTCCATTTACTTAGATGTAGCAAAAAACTATGGGGCTAATTCAAAGGATTTCTTTTTTAAAATTGCATTTCCAGGTGCTTTACCGGTAATGATGGAAGGGATTCAAATGGGTCAGGCAATAGCGCTTTTAACGATTGTTGCAGCAGAAATGATGGGGGCAACTTCTGGAATTGGTTATTTAATCTGGACCTCCTATAAAGCCTTTTTACTTAAAGAAATGTTTGTTGGCCTAATACTCATCTCATTTTTTGGCTATCTATTTTCACTAATTCTTCGATATTTACAGAAGAAAATTCTCCCTTGGAGGTGA
- a CDS encoding AraC family transcriptional regulator translates to MLLKDFKVDQSFKELTEHRTVVLPIACYETMINQNINGYIPLHWHDEFQFVLVVKGEAIFQINEEKIAVREGDGLFINSGCLHMAKDKNHSGCAYICLNVSPSFVLSQELYTSFVNPYVQATNLPYLHLKVKELWAKNILDAIVNINQLIQQSPPYYEIDISVQLTLIWKNLIVNGFQLEYEQMEMLKSKRMKKMLEWIHTHYSEKILLEDIANAGQLSRSECCRYFKRILKKTPLNYVTDYRIQKSLILLQQPEFNVTDVAYQVGFNSTSYFIDKFRKTMKMTPLTYKKYKNN, encoded by the coding sequence ATGCTACTAAAAGATTTTAAGGTGGATCAAAGCTTCAAAGAATTAACGGAACACCGTACAGTGGTGTTACCAATCGCATGTTATGAAACAATGATTAATCAAAATATAAATGGATATATACCACTTCACTGGCATGATGAATTTCAATTTGTTCTTGTTGTTAAAGGAGAAGCAATTTTTCAAATAAACGAAGAGAAAATTGCCGTTCGAGAAGGGGATGGACTATTTATAAATAGTGGCTGTCTGCACATGGCAAAAGATAAAAATCATTCGGGCTGTGCTTATATTTGCTTAAATGTATCTCCGAGTTTCGTTTTATCACAAGAACTTTATACATCTTTTGTAAATCCATATGTACAAGCGACAAACTTGCCATATTTACACCTGAAAGTAAAGGAACTTTGGGCGAAAAACATTTTAGATGCTATTGTCAATATCAATCAATTAATACAACAATCGCCTCCTTATTATGAAATTGATATTTCTGTCCAGTTAACATTAATTTGGAAAAACTTAATTGTAAATGGTTTTCAATTAGAGTATGAACAGATGGAAATGTTAAAAAGTAAGCGAATGAAGAAAATGTTAGAGTGGATACATACTCATTATTCGGAGAAAATTCTTTTAGAAGATATTGCAAATGCAGGTCAATTAAGCCGATCCGAATGTTGTAGATATTTCAAACGAATTTTAAAGAAAACACCATTAAATTATGTAACCGATTATCGAATTCAAAAAAGCCTCATCCTATTACAACAACCAGAATTCAATGTCACTGATGTTGCTTATCAAGTAGGTTTTAATAGTACAAGTTATTTTATTGATAAGTTTCGAAAGACTATGAAGATGACACCACTAACATATAAAAAATATAAAAATAACTGA
- a CDS encoding DUF4395 domain-containing protein: MKKPLSIPRPLVRVNQWTILLSTVATWIFHQPLILLLPLIANLLGLLFNFNPVMKIARLFLKKKPSEYIPEDIVQQKFNSCIAISCLVLGFIGFEVDKPVMGYIFTIMVAAASGIAILGFCIGCFIFFQLNQFRYKLKKATHL, from the coding sequence ATGAAAAAGCCATTATCGATTCCAAGACCATTAGTTCGTGTTAATCAATGGACTATTTTGTTAAGTACAGTAGCTACGTGGATATTTCATCAACCACTAATCTTATTACTTCCACTTATTGCAAATTTATTAGGTTTATTATTTAACTTTAATCCTGTTATGAAAATTGCGAGATTGTTTTTAAAGAAAAAACCATCTGAATATATTCCTGAAGATATTGTTCAACAAAAATTTAATTCGTGCATTGCCATTAGTTGCTTAGTACTTGGTTTTATAGGCTTTGAAGTAGATAAACCAGTAATGGGTTATATTTTTACAATTATGGTTGCAGCTGCATCAGGTATTGCAATTCTAGGATTTTGCATTGGCTGCTTTATCTTTTTCCAGTTGAATCAATTCCGTTACAAATTAAAAAAAGCTACTCATTTATAA
- a CDS encoding site-specific integrase, producing the protein MNATNEGKKAHDKYLDFDESQILYNYLLNHLETTQFNYLFILALVSGARFQELVGLTWKDLDFENNIFDINKAWDHQKQSGFTPTKNEQSIRKIAVDPAVMKEFKLICPDTNLDDRIFKSPHSPSKSLTNNGANSALEKILKELGLKIITVHGLRHTHASVLLFNGASTQYIAERLGHKDVQTTLNTYSHVIKELKTRDDSVAISIYNV; encoded by the coding sequence ATTAACGCAACTAACGAAGGTAAAAAAGCACATGATAAATATTTAGACTTTGACGAATCGCAAATATTATACAATTATCTACTTAATCACCTAGAGACTACTCAGTTTAATTATTTGTTTATTTTAGCCTTAGTAAGTGGAGCTCGATTTCAAGAATTAGTTGGATTAACTTGGAAAGATTTAGACTTTGAAAATAATATATTTGATATTAACAAAGCGTGGGATCATCAGAAACAAAGTGGATTTACTCCTACGAAGAATGAACAGTCTATACGTAAAATTGCAGTTGATCCTGCTGTTATGAAAGAATTTAAACTAATATGTCCTGATACTAATTTAGATGATCGAATTTTCAAAAGTCCACACAGCCCATCAAAATCATTAACAAACAATGGTGCAAATTCAGCTCTCGAAAAAATTTTAAAAGAATTAGGATTAAAAATAATTACTGTACATGGGTTACGTCACACTCATGCAAGTGTATTGTTATTTAATGGAGCTTCCACACAGTACATTGCTGAACGCTTAGGTCACAAAGACGTACAAACTACTCTTAACACATATAGTCATGTTATAAAAGAGCTTAAAACCCGTGATGACAGTGTTGCTATTAGCATTTATAATGTGTAA
- a CDS encoding phage holin family protein: MGDWNVSLSILAVFMILDIVTGVTKGWVTGKMSSRVGYKGMLRKSMYFVALIVANMLDLLIGGVPVFRTMVAYYLLSIEAISILENLEAMKVPLPQQIKEKFINIKDDSEKK; this comes from the coding sequence ATAGGTGATTGGAATGTAAGTTTATCTATTTTAGCAGTATTTATGATACTTGATATTGTTACAGGAGTAACTAAAGGCTGGGTAACAGGTAAGATGTCAAGTCGAGTAGGTTATAAAGGAATGTTACGGAAAAGTATGTACTTTGTAGCTCTAATTGTAGCTAATATGCTTGATTTACTAATAGGTGGAGTACCTGTATTCCGTACAATGGTAGCTTACTATTTGCTATCAATTGAAGCCATATCAATACTGGAAAACTTAGAAGCGATGAAAGTACCTTTGCCACAACAAATTAAAGAGAAGTTTATCAATATTAAAGATGATAGCGAAAAGAAATAA
- a CDS encoding HNH endonuclease translates to MEYKSGFNMSDFIKVFAKCNTSKEFFATHKQLQNQGIELTYQMYEILFDLVSTYSDAKKIIRYMKKSNFDIDELIYYRMFWKVIYEDELEKAIRHYERIFKRPATFDGFDAPTMREYEIDTWFETKDKLEYNYDLLFGDDKLNEEDFQKQIQDKKIIFDKTIDKPILVEKNIKILNRNPFVSSNAINDANFQCEINSKHETFLNSGTKRQYVEGHHLIPLKYQSQFEYSLDVGANVISLCPNCHRRLHHGRKKDIREDVEILFNIRKERLIKCGLKINLDQLKDMY, encoded by the coding sequence ATGGAATACAAATCTGGATTTAATATGAGTGATTTTATTAAAGTATTTGCCAAATGTAATACGTCTAAAGAGTTTTTTGCTACTCATAAACAATTACAAAATCAAGGAATAGAATTAACTTATCAAATGTATGAAATATTATTTGATTTAGTATCAACTTATTCTGATGCTAAAAAAATAATTAGATATATGAAAAAATCAAACTTTGATATTGATGAATTGATTTATTATCGAATGTTTTGGAAGGTAATTTATGAAGATGAATTAGAAAAAGCAATTAGACACTATGAAAGAATTTTTAAAAGACCAGCAACGTTTGACGGATTCGATGCTCCAACAATGAGAGAATATGAAATTGATACTTGGTTTGAAACAAAAGATAAGCTTGAATATAACTACGATTTATTATTTGGAGATGATAAATTAAATGAAGAAGATTTTCAAAAACAAATACAAGATAAAAAAATTATTTTTGATAAAACTATAGATAAGCCAATACTAGTAGAAAAGAATATCAAAATTTTAAATCGAAATCCATTTGTCTCTTCAAATGCTATAAATGATGCTAATTTTCAATGTGAAATTAACTCTAAACATGAGACGTTTTTAAATAGTGGAACTAAAAGACAGTATGTAGAAGGACATCATTTAATTCCATTAAAATACCAATCTCAATTTGAATATAGTTTGGATGTAGGAGCTAATGTTATATCTTTATGTCCTAACTGTCACAGAAGATTACATCATGGACGTAAGAAAGATATTCGTGAGGATGTTGAAATATTATTTAATATTAGAAAAGAAAGATTAATAAAGTGTGGGTTAAAGATAAATTTAGATCAATTAAAGGATATGTATTAA